One window of Deltaproteobacteria bacterium genomic DNA carries:
- a CDS encoding BrnT family toxin, which yields MRIRDFEWDDGNELHLALGHGIEPEEAEQVLARSPLVRKTKKGHYAAFGSTHAGRLLVIVFEERERGLIRVITGWDMGRAERRYYERHGKG from the coding sequence TTGCGCATTCGAGACTTCGAATGGGACGACGGAAACGAACTCCACCTCGCGCTGGGCCACGGGATCGAACCCGAAGAGGCTGAGCAGGTCCTGGCCCGTTCTCCGTTGGTGCGGAAGACGAAGAAGGGTCATTATGCCGCCTTCGGAAGCACACATGCCGGCCGCCTGCTGGTCATCGTGTTCGAGGAGCGTGAACGCGGCCTCATCCGCGTCATCACGGGTTGGGACATGGGGCGGGCGGAACGGCGCTATTACGAGCGTCACGGGAAGGGGTAG